The sequence CGGCCCGGGCCAGGCCGCCGCCCCCGACGTCTGGTCGACGCCGGGGCGCCCGGCCCCCCGACGTCTGGTCGACGCCGGGCGAGGACGGCTGATCGCCCGGCAGCGGGCTCCGAATGCGCGGCGGTCAGTGCGCGCACGCTCCGCCGTCGCGGAACGCGATGGCGGAGCCGATCACGCCGTCGAGCCGGTCGCGGGTGGCGATCAGCTCGGTGATCTGACGGTCGATGCGATCCCGCTCGCCGGTGAGCCGGTCGAGCAACTCCGGTGTGACGTCGCCCGTATGGACGCACGGCAGGATCTCGAGGACCGACTTGCTGGACAGTCCGGCGGCGTAGAGCTGCTGGATGAACCGCACCCGGTCGACCGCAGAGTCGGCGTACCGGCGCTGGCCGCTTGGCGTTCGCTCGGATGCCAGCAGGTCCTGCTCCTCGTAATACCGCAACGCCCGGACGCTGACGCCCGCTTT is a genomic window of Cryptosporangium aurantiacum containing:
- a CDS encoding MerR family transcriptional regulator, with the translated sequence MRIGELATKAGVSVRALRYYEEQDLLASERTPSGQRRYADSAVDRVRFIQQLYAAGLSSKSVLEILPCVHTGDVTPELLDRLTGERDRIDRQITELIATRDRLDGVIGSAIAFRDGGACAH